From the genome of Pseudomonas sp. TMP9, one region includes:
- the rpmG gene encoding 50S ribosomal protein L33, whose protein sequence is MRELIRLISSAGTGHFYTTDKNKRTTPDKIEIKKFDPVVRKHVMYKEGKIK, encoded by the coding sequence ATGCGTGAATTGATCCGTTTGATCTCAAGTGCCGGTACTGGTCACTTCTACACCACCGACAAGAACAAGCGCACCACCCCGGACAAAATCGAAATTAAAAAATTCGATCCGGTTGTGCGTAAGCACGTGATGTACAAGGAAGGCAAGATCAAGTAA
- a CDS encoding ABC transporter substrate-binding protein: protein MRPAALPLLLISLLAHALAHASTLSVCTEASPDGFDVVQYNALTTTNASADVLMNRLVEFDATSGTLQPSLAQTWDVSPDGLNYSFTLRPDVSFHRTDYFSPSRLLNADDVLFSFQRMLDPAHPWHKVAASGYPHAQSMQLPSLIKSIDKTGELSLRFTLNRPDATFLATLSMGFASIYSAEYAAQLLAAGTPEKLNSQPIGSGPFVFKRFQKDASVRYSAHSNYFAGTPGVDNLVFAITPDANVRLQKLRRGECHIALSPKPQDVKAIEGDSHLQSVNTAAFMTAFVAINSQHPPLDQPAVRQAINLAFDKASYLQAVFENSAEAANGPYPPNTWSYATELPGYNHDPEKARELLKTAGLADGFNTTIWTRPSGSVLNPNPSVGAQLLQADLAKIGIQAEIRVIEWGELIRRAKAGEHDLLFMGWAGDNGDPDNFLTPQFACASVESGLNFARYCDPQLDKLIADGKRTSDHVQRSQLYKQAQQIIQQQALWLPLAHPTAYALTRKEVEGYQVSPFGRQDFAKVRLVP from the coding sequence ATGCGCCCCGCCGCCTTGCCGTTACTGCTCATCTCGTTGCTGGCCCACGCATTGGCCCACGCCAGCACACTCAGCGTCTGCACCGAAGCCAGCCCAGATGGTTTCGATGTGGTGCAGTACAACGCGCTAACCACCACCAACGCCTCGGCCGACGTGCTGATGAACCGCCTGGTAGAGTTCGATGCAACGAGCGGCACGCTGCAGCCGAGTCTGGCGCAAACGTGGGACGTCAGCCCGGACGGCCTCAATTACAGCTTTACCCTGCGCCCGGATGTGAGCTTTCACCGCACTGACTATTTCAGCCCCAGCCGTTTGCTGAATGCCGATGACGTGTTGTTCAGCTTTCAGCGCATGCTTGACCCGGCTCATCCTTGGCACAAGGTTGCTGCCAGCGGCTACCCACATGCCCAGTCGATGCAACTGCCAAGCCTGATCAAAAGCATCGACAAAACCGGCGAACTCAGCCTGCGCTTCACCCTCAACCGCCCAGACGCAACCTTCCTCGCCACACTCAGCATGGGTTTTGCTTCAATTTATTCCGCCGAATATGCCGCGCAACTGCTAGCGGCGGGCACCCCGGAAAAACTCAATAGCCAGCCCATTGGTAGCGGCCCGTTTGTGTTCAAACGCTTTCAAAAAGACGCCAGCGTGCGCTACAGCGCTCACTCGAACTACTTTGCCGGCACACCTGGCGTAGACAACTTAGTATTCGCCATCACCCCAGATGCCAACGTGCGCCTGCAGAAGTTGCGCCGCGGTGAGTGCCACATCGCCTTGTCGCCAAAGCCGCAAGATGTAAAAGCCATCGAGGGCGACAGCCACCTGCAAAGCGTCAATACGGCGGCCTTTATGACCGCCTTCGTGGCCATTAACAGTCAGCATCCACCTCTGGACCAGCCCGCTGTGCGTCAGGCCATCAACCTCGCCTTCGACAAGGCCAGCTACCTGCAAGCGGTATTCGAAAACAGTGCCGAAGCCGCTAACGGCCCTTACCCACCCAACACTTGGAGCTACGCTACCGAGCTGCCTGGTTATAACCATGATCCTGAAAAAGCCCGTGAACTGCTTAAGACGGCAGGCTTGGCTGATGGTTTCAACACCACCATCTGGACGCGCCCCAGTGGCAGCGTGCTTAACCCTAACCCGAGCGTCGGTGCGCAACTGTTGCAGGCTGACCTGGCTAAGATCGGCATCCAAGCTGAAATCCGCGTAATCGAATGGGGCGAGCTGATTCGTCGCGCCAAAGCCGGCGAGCACGACCTGCTGTTTATGGGCTGGGCCGGCGATAACGGTGACCCGGATAATTTTCTAACGCCGCAATTTGCCTGCGCCTCGGTCGAGTCCGGGCTCAACTTCGCCCGCTATTGCGACCCGCAATTGGACAAACTGATTGCCGATGGCAAACGCACCAGTGACCACGTGCAACGCAGCCAGTTGTACAAGCAAGCGCAGCAGATCATCCAGCAACAGGCGCTATGGCTGCCGCTGGCTCACCCAACCGCCTACGCGTTGACGCGCAAAGAGGTCGAGGGTTATCAGGTCAGTCCGTTCGGCCGGCAAGACTTTGCCAAGGTGCGCCTCGTCCCCTGA
- the rpmB gene encoding 50S ribosomal protein L28 yields the protein MSRVCQVTGKGPVSGNNISHANNKTRRRFLPNLQHHRFWVESENRFVRLRVSAKGMRCIDKRGIDIVLSELRARGEKV from the coding sequence ATGTCGAGAGTCTGTCAAGTTACCGGTAAGGGTCCGGTATCTGGGAATAACATTTCCCACGCAAACAACAAAACCCGTCGTCGTTTCCTGCCGAACCTGCAGCATCATCGCTTCTGGGTCGAGTCTGAGAACCGTTTCGTGCGTCTGCGCGTTTCTGCTAAAGGCATGCGTTGCATCGACAAGCGTGGTATCGACATCGTTCTGTCCGAGCTGCGTGCTCGTGGCGAAAAGGTTTAA